The Rhodococcus sp. B50 DNA window GAATAGTTCACCGCCGCAGCGAATCGGTCGCCTGCGAGCCGACGGGAGATGGCCGCACCGATACCGTGCCACCACCGGTGACCACCGCGCCCTCAGACGAGTTCACGACCGAATCACCGAACCTTGTCGTAGTCGTCGGGCACATTCGCGAAAGCGTCTCGCAACTGTCGTTTGGCGATCTTCCCACTCGGCATCCGGGGCAGCGGTTCATCCATGAAGACGACATACCGCGGAACCTTGTAGTCGGCGAGACGTTCGTTGCAGAAATCGACTACCTCGGATTCCTTCAACTCGGTGGTTGAGCGGACCAGTGCGGCCGGTGTCTCGCCGAACTTGGCGTCGGGAACGCTGATCACCGCGACCTCCTCGACTCCGGGAATCTGGTTGATCACCGTTTCGATTTCGGCAGGCGAGATGTTCAGACCACCGGAGATGATCATGTCCTTGAGACGATCGACGAACGTGAGGTAGCCGTTCTCGTCGAGTTTTCCGAGATCGCCGGTGTAAAGCCAACCGTCGATCAGGGCCGACCGGGTCGCGTCCTCATTGCGCCAATAGCCCGGCATCATGCCGGGTCCGCGCAGAAGAATCTGGCCGGTTTCGTTGGGACGCAGATTGTTACCTTCGGGATCGACGACGCGAATCTTGGTGAAGATGCCGCCCCAACCGCACTTGTCGGGATGTTCGGCTGCTTCCTCGCGTGGCATCGCGGTCGCGGATCCACCGATCTCGGTCTGACCGTAGATCTGTCGCAGCGACACTCCTTGCGCCTGCCATTTGTGCAGAAGATCGACGGGCACACGCGCACCACCGACGTGTGCGGTCACCATGTGACTGAGATCCGTGTCCGTGAACCCGGGAACCCTTGCGATCTGTTCGAAGAGGATCGGCGGTCCGGTCAACGTATTGGCCTTGTCCTCTGCGAGGATGCGCAGCGCCCTCGCCGGATCGAATCCGGGTTGGAGGAACAAGGTTCCACCGTGCAGAACGACACGCGAAATACCCCAGATGATGCCGGCAGCGGTGAACAGGGGCAACACCAGCACCGGTCGCAGGTTGTTCGGCTGAATCGGTTCCATCAGGTGCCACTCGTGCATCTCACCGGCAATCGTGCCGTGGGTGAAGATCACACCTTTCGGTTTGCCGGTGGTACCACTGGTGAACACGATGGCGGTGGGGGTGTCGAGATCGACCACCGGCGTCCGGTACTTCGCATGGTCGCCGCCGCGCAGCGGACGCACATCCTTTTCGAACACGGCGATCGAGAACGTGCTACGTGCCTGGTAAACCTCTTCCAGGCGCGGCAACAGCGCTTCCTCGCAATAGATGACGGTGGGTTCGCAATCGTCGACGAGAGTGGTCAGTTCACCGACGAGCATGCGCTGGTTGAATCCGACCGCGATAGCGCCGACCTTCATCGCACCGAGCGCCGCCACAGCCCACTCGAGGCTGTTGGCACCGAGAAAGCTCACCCGGTCACCGGGAACGACACCGCGGGAAACGAGGTCGTGGGCGACACCGTCCGCCCAGGCTGCCAACTCTGCGTAGGTGACGCTGTTTCCATCGAAGTCGATGGCGGTCAGATCCGGCTTCGACCGGGACCAGTAGGTCAACGCGTCTACAACTGTTCCGCTCATGTAGGCCTCCAAGAGTTGTCGTCGAGCGCGGGGTGCTCGACGGCGCGCACGGCGGACCGTGCCGTGCGCCTTCGGCCTCCCGGAGAGGCGTACGTCACATCCGCGGTGTTGAATCTAAAGGTCGTTGTTTATTGAAGCAAGTACGGATTGTTCTCCGCTGCCCGAGCGACTGCGAGCATCGCCCCGACCTCGATCAGTATCTGCCGGCCCGGCCCCGACGCTGCCCTTCGGTGCATTCGTACCGATCGATCCGCTGCCAACTGTCGAATCCGAACGACTCCGGTCTACCGAGCGAGGACGTTGGTAGCGGCGCCATTCCCGTCGCTCCGCTCGCCCCGGCAAACGCCCCGGCGGCGCGAACCACTTGATCGACCGGGACACCACTGATCGCTTCGGTCCGTTCCGGTGTGGCCGGCCCGACCGCCACAGACAGTGCCGCGAGGCCGTCGCCATAGCGATCGCAGAACTGCCGGTTGTGCCACTGTTCGGACAGGATGACGTGCAACATTCCGGCGAACAACGCCGCGTCGGTTCCCGCCTTCGACCGCAGATGCAGGCCGGCGTGCGCTGCGGTTTCGCTGAGCCGGGGTCGACGGTGAGTTTCAGACCCCGTTCCCGAGCCTTGCGGATCGTGACGAACGGATTCTGGGTGATCGCGCCGTCACCGTCTCCGCCGTTGAGCGAGACCATCGGGTTCGTACCGGCCAGAAGCCACACGTCGGCGGTGTCGAAAGCGTTGCCGGCCTCCCATATATCGGCCCATGCGCGACCGCACAATCCGCTTGGCGGATTGGTCGATGTTCTTGGTGGAGAACAGTTTCCGGGATCCTGTGGTGCGAACTCCGGCCCGTGCCCTGGGTCCGGTCAGCGCTGCGACGTTCTGCTGAGCGCCCATGAAGAGAGCGGGTGCGTCCGCGCCGTGCTGTCCCCTGATAGCTCCGATACTCTCGGCGATCTCGGTGATCGCGACGTCCACGTCATTCGGTTCGTAGGTGCCGTCGCGG harbors:
- a CDS encoding class I adenylate-forming enzyme family protein, encoding MSGTVVDALTYWSRSKPDLTAIDFDGNSVTYAELAAWADGVAHDLVSRGVVPGDRVSFLGANSLEWAVAALGAMKVGAIAVGFNQRMLVGELTTLVDDCEPTVIYCEEALLPRLEEVYQARSTFSIAVFEKDVRPLRGGDHAKYRTPVVDLDTPTAIVFTSGTTGKPKGVIFTHGTIAGEMHEWHLMEPIQPNNLRPVLVLPLFTAAGIIWGISRVVLHGGTLFLQPGFDPARALRILAEDKANTLTGPPILFEQIARVPGFTDTDLSHMVTAHVGGARVPVDLLHKWQAQGVSLRQIYGQTEIGGSATAMPREEAAEHPDKCGWGGIFTKIRVVDPEGNNLRPNETGQILLRGPGMMPGYWRNEDATRSALIDGWLYTGDLGKLDENGYLTFVDRLKDMIISGGLNISPAEIETVINQIPGVEEVAVISVPDAKFGETPAALVRSTTELKESEVVDFCNERLADYKVPRYVVFMDEPLPRMPSGKIAKRQLRDAFANVPDDYDKVR